The genomic segment attgtgtattttgccccaaaaagggtgttttattaatagaagaatataacaacagtatataaagagtgtatctcacacgtcctgatccacactaggccgcaattaaagatttgggcccaaaatggctgtatttcaaataactgaatagaaccacagtatgtaaaggctgtatctcacaataacatttgcagcaaaggctacaaaacaaacttttttgcacaaaacgggtgtttgtttaataactgaatatgacagcagtatataacccttgaatttcacacgtgctgatggtgcaaggccagaaaaattgtgtattttgccaaaaaaagggtgttttattaatagaatataacaacagtatataaagggtgtatctcacacgtcctgatccacactaggccgcaattaaagatttgtgcccaaaatggctgtatttcaaataactgaatagaaccacagtatgtaatggctgtatctcacactaggccgcaattttagttttttgcccaaaatgggtgtttgtttaataacataatatgacagcagtttataacccttgaatttcacactgacagatgcagcaagggctgtaaaattgggtattttggcaaaaaagtatgtttttaaaagCCCAgataattatggctgtatttctagcttaaattgcacactgactaatgcagatgttggatattgcaaaaaaaaagtttttttttttactaactgaatatgaaagctgtatataacccttgaatttcacacgtgctgatgctgcaagggctgtaaaatagtggattttgcccaaaaaagggtgtttttaaaaacccagaaaattatggttgtatttctagcttaaattgcacactgactaatccagatgttgtatattgccaaaaaagcgtgtttttttagtaacagaatatgaaagctgtatatattaaacttgaatttcacacgtgcagatctgtaaaatagtggattttggccaaaaagtgtgtttttaaaaacccagaaaattatggctgtatttctagcttaaattgcacacccactaatcctgcaaatgcaccagatgttgtatattgccaaaaaagggtgattttttaaaaccagattattagtgcagtttttcaagcttggatttcaatgtcacaaaagctcagatgcagtgctggtgcactgagcttgcataaaatggccgccgccgccacccacctaacagacggataaaaaaaaataaaaaatctgtcactgggctcagggcagggtaaaaagattgtgccctgcacccacacaactaaatgtatgtagatcgctcgttagattccagttctgaagaaagattctctcctattctctccctgaaatcacaagcagcatcctctccctacactagtaacaacagagtgacgtgcagcactacgtgactcaagcttatatataggctgggtcacatgctgcactggccaatcacagccatgccattagtaggcatggctgtgatggcttctaagggcacagagttaaacgcttgttgattggctgctctgcagcctttcaaaaagcgccaagaaaacgcgaacaccgaacccgaatccgaacttttactgaaatgtttgggttcgggtccggggtccaaaaaccctaaagttcggtacgaacccgaactttacagttcgggttcgcccaACCCTAgtcattgcctttccagtcagtttccgctcttcacaagtgacgagtgggcatggatgtctgacctctgtgaggttttacacaactttgaggaatcaacacagatggtgagcggcgatgccgctattatcagcgtaaccatcccacttctgtgtctactgaaacgcttgctgctcacaatgaaggaggacgctttgcatgtggaagaggaggaaatggaagacagtacacagggtgatagccagaccactctcagttggtcttctcagcgcaaattggatgatgatgaggaggagcagaccctcacccctaatggtttagagggtcaccagcaggccctcgcccataatgttttagagcagggatACGCAACCTgcggacctccagctgttgcaaaactacaactcccagcatacccggacagcctacagctatcagccgagtagttttacaacagctggagggccgcaggttgagcatccctgttttaaagggtcagatcaacagaaggccctcgcccctaatgttttagacagtcagctcagcagaccctcacccctaattttttagatggtcagatcagcagcagaccctcactcctaatgttttagatggtcagatcagcagcagaccctcgcccctaatgttttagatggtcagctcagctgcagacccTTGCCCttttatgttttagatggtcagctcagctgcagaccctcacccctaatgttttagatggtcagatcagcagcatgccctcacccctcattttttagagggtcgccAGCAGGTGTTGCTCttgatgtttttgagggtcaccagtaggccatcaatcataatttttcaagggtgtgaatgaggccctcctttatgtgatatacaggttgttattggagtacctcttccttgtaatttttggcagcatttgcactttatatacaagtaaatatacaggaaagaatgtttcctaacaaattttcctctaaaatgattttatcttcggttttgtgcgtattattgtcagtctgtaaaagtggcgtactactcggacaacatcgttcccagcagcgacctgggagtccaagatgcatccagacatcctccccatgctgttcccaaaccatttcagtggtgtttccatcaatttctgaccttttcctgtgaaccagacaccctcccctcttcagagcagggggtacctggtttaatgctctggttctcccattgacttccatggtgctctggtgctctgtagagcactagAGCATCTCAaactgttctactcgagcaccagagcacccaagcactttggtgctcgatcaacacaacCAATTAACCCTTTACAAATTGCTTTTTGCTACAATATGAAAACATATAAGGCATGGCTCTTCTACATTGTATCTGTATTAATCACTATGGAGAATTGCCTCTGTAAAGATGTGTATACATTAATGTTTACCCTGCTTTTTTAACTTGAATGTAATTTAATAATTTAATGTagaaaaatgtaatgtaatgtaaaataGACTTTAATGTTGGCACAGCAGGAAAGGCAACAAGAAATATTTAAAGCCTTCTCTTCTTTAAAAATAGTACAAGAGCTTCTTTAACTTCCTTGTTACGTAAACTATAGATAAATGGGTTGACAAGTGGGGTGAAGACAGCGTAGAACAATGCCATCACTTTGTTTAGTGATCCTTGGCTAGCAGTGGGCTTAATGTACATTGCAAACATTGTGGAATAGAAAGTCGTAACCACTATGAGGTGCGAAGCACATGTAGAAGCTGCTTTCCGCTTTCCTTTAGCGGATGGGATTCTAAGAATTGTTTGAAGGATATAACCATAGGACATCATAGTAAGAAGGACTGAGGTGAGGATGACAGATGATGCACAGATTATAACTGTCAGTTCCTTAAAATAAGGGTCAGAGCAAGACAGTTTCAGCAAAGGAGCAGATTCACAGAAGAAATGGTTGATAACATTGGCACTGCAAAAATGTAACTGTGATATTTTGATAATTGGAAACGAAGTTGTCAGGAAGCCAAAGATCCAGGATAAAGCTGCTAGCATAAAACAGACCTTATGGCTCATGATGCTTGTGTAGCGTAGGGGGTAACATACCGCCAAAAATCGATCAAAGGACATTACTGCAAGAAGGATGGTCTCAGTGGCACCAAGAAAAGTAAAGAAGAAAAGCTGGGTCATGCAACCAGAAAAGGAAATACTTTTTCTCCTTCTTGGGATGTCAATTATAATTT from the Bufo bufo chromosome 2, aBufBuf1.1, whole genome shotgun sequence genome contains:
- the LOC120990810 gene encoding olfactory receptor 6B1-like, which gives rise to MANQTNVKEFIILGFSSIPVHQKFLYVFFLIIYITTLTVNISLIIIIRFGKQLHKPMYFLLGNLSFLELGYISVTVPKIIIDIPRRRKSISFSGCMTQLFFFTFLGATETILLAVMSFDRFLAVCYPLRYTSIMSHKVCFMLAALSWIFGFLTTSFPIIKISQLHFCSANVINHFFCESAPLLKLSCSDPYFKELTVIICASSVILTSVLLTMMSYGYILQTILRIPSAKGKRKAASTCASHLIVVTTFYSTMFAMYIKPTASQGSLNKVMALFYAVFTPLVNPFIYSLRNKEVKEALVLFLKKRRL